Within Spinacia oleracea cultivar Varoflay chromosome 4, BTI_SOV_V1, whole genome shotgun sequence, the genomic segment ATCTTGAAACCAAACGAAAAGTTGGCACTGTTTGTCAGATGTATTATGTGGATTTGTCTGTGTGCATATTTCGGTACTGGTGGATACCATATTCAACATCAGATACAACCTTTTTTCTTTTGCAATATAAATACAGTAAAATAGAAAGTAAGGGCATTCAAGAATGGAACTTGGGACCTCTCGCACCCAAATTGTGAATCCATACCACATGCCCTGTTGTTGTTTAGTTTGTTTTGTTCTCTTCATTTCAGATTGTAGCTCTTAAATTCTCTAGCTATGAACCACTTTTACTGAGTGAATGCTTCCATTTCTGCTAAAGTGCTAACCATCCTGGCTCTTTAATCATCTAATGAAGACTGAAACTTACAGGAATATTTCCGTTATCTTTCTGGTCACAATCCTGCTTGTCTGACTTTGTTTAATACTTTAATACTTCTATAAGTATTTGAGATGCAATTTTGAATTACAAAATGTTGTGAAGATAGCAGTAAAAGTGATGTAGTTTTAACATTTagatgtttatttattttctttccttttatattgtactccgtattacttCTTTTCTTTGAAACTTGGTTTCTTTCAAGTCTAGTTATCCCAAAATTAGTTAGAATTAGATATGCAAGATTTAAAAAACGACCTAATTCCATTTCTCAACAATCAGATGATTTTCCAGCCAACAATGTGCCTGTATTGGGATACACCAAGGACAGTATGTTCTGTCTAGTTTAGCATAGAAGGGATACACAATAATCTTCTAAACATCTTTTTGCCGAGCTAACTCAATAGAAAACTGCACAATGGCCACATTCTTCTAATAATCTAATCTGATGCTCCTAGTTTCCTCTGAATCTCCAAATATCTTTTTAGAAGTAAGACTTGCAAAAGAAATCATTATTGTCCCATGGTCTTTCCAGAGCTAAGATAACATATCCCATGTCAGTTGTCCATCTATGAACAACCTGGCTTGAGAAGGTCAAGATGTACAATCCTAAAAACTAAAAGTAAAGATATACAATCCATTTCAGTATTTCACTGCAGATGCTGACATCACTGAGATATCAAAGCTCCAAGCCACTAGACCAATCCATAATAAAAACTAAACAGTTAAAAATTTACCAGTTTAAAACCCTTGTGAAGTTAGAAGCTTCTTAAAGTAGATATCCTGtcagaaaataaaaattcaaacagAGGGGGGAATAGGCATACAAGTGACATGACAGATAATAGAAAAATTGCTAGTAAACACTATAAAACAGCACAAAGGGAAGGGGCTTTCCCCCCATCACATGAACATTATTATTCTAGACATGAActaagagaaaaagaaaagaaaaataaaggcaGAACCATGAACTGATAAAACAATAGGGTCATGGTTTTCATGGTTCTGTAGTATTGAAGAAAAAACATATAGGAATAACCAAGTGGCTACCATCTAGTTAATGTAATCATTTAGTCAAAATGTTTAATATAATCAGATACAGAGTAATAACTACTACCTTCGTGCATAATTAATCGCTACATTTTTCATAATCGGCtgtcactagaggaaaaatccttATAGGTGGCTCATCAAAGGTTGCTCTTATCAAACAAGTGCCACCtttaagaaataaaaaattaattttttttttaaaaatctcaAATCTTTCCCAAAAAACGCGCATCCTTTAATAGGAACTAAGAAATTTTTTTGCCCATGAGCCAACATAGTACTGTGTAAACTCTCTCCCTGCAAACTTCACAACTCTCTCCTCCTTCTCAGGCCACCGACGAAACCACCAGCGAGGAATACACACTGACACACTGACACACTCGCACCCTAATTTATTCGAAACCCTCTCCTCTTCCAAGCAAACCCACGAGGAGCTAGTGAGCTACCAGCCTACCCTCTCAGTCCTCCCATCTTCAATTCTCTAAACCTGCACCTTTCTTTCACGAAAGATGGCCACCAAGGATAAAGGGCTTTGTAAACTCGGAATTCTGCCCGCGTTCACCACCGTCCCACCATCTTCCAATGGAGATCCACTTGAGTTCAACTATCACCAAATAGCAATCGCGTttctcaccaccaccaccactgtcCGTTTTTCTTCGAATTTAAGTGAATTTATGCACTACAGAGGTATATCTCTATTCAATTTAGGATTCGGCTTATTCAATTTTTGTAAAATTGAATTAACTATTTCCCCCaaaattttagggttttggcTCCATTTTAATACTAGATTAGTTTAGCTCAAACTTTTGATTGTATTATAAAACTTCTGAAATGAGTTGGAGCAATCTCATTATGCGGTGAGTAATTATTGCAAGCAATCACTAAGCTATTACATTGTGCTGAATTAGCTCTTACATTCATatctaaattttgaattttgttgtAAGTTGAGATGCAACTCATATTGATTTGTATTCAAATCCTGTATTTTGATGGTTTCTATAAAGTACCAAAGTAAAGAAAACTTTTTCTTTAATGTTTAAACGAAGTAAAAAACGTTGGTCATATATTATATAATTATACTGCTTGACACAAATGGTGTTCAAACTTcttcatttaattttgtttgCAGTTCGTGCCTCTATTATTCAGTAGTTCACGTTTGGGCGCATTGTTTGAAATTTGCTACGCAAGCTAGGACTTCCTCACAACAACAGTAGACTAATAAAGTTTGTTCTCGCAATCTTGTCCATGTTGTCTAGAGATTTTGTTTGTATGTCACTTGTTATGTTGTTTGCTATATTTCTGGGCAACTTAGTTGTATGTATGTTCATTTTGCTAAGAGAGAGGGAAATATTAAGAAAATGTTGTCTTTATTACTGGAACTTATAAAAGGTTTGACatgtcataattaaattatacttCGTATCTTTCTTGGAAGACATGTTATTCCTTGTTTGTTTCTGCTGCTCTCTTAAGTTGGATGCGTAATATGACTAGTTTAGAAAGGGAACTTCTTATGCCATCTGACTCAGTATGTAGTTTGTGTATGGTCTTTCTCTTAGCTGCTTGTTTGGATAGCTATTAATGCATGGCAGTAATATGCATCACATTTTATCCACCTGTTCGTTTTCTTCATTTGCTTTCAGGTCTGGTATCTTCAATCCAACGATTGTTTATGATCATTTGGGAGAGATATATTCAACACTGATATTTGGAAGCTTCATCTTTTGCATCTTATTGTACATAAAAGTATGATATCTTAAACTCTTAAAGAATCCAATTGACATTTTTCTGTTTTCTGATTATACATGGTCTTTATTCTTTAATAACAGATTGCTGGTTCACATGTAGGGGCATGTTGCACCATCTTCATCTGATTCCGGTTCTTGTGGAAACTTCATAATTGATTTCTATTGGGTGAGCTTCACTGATCTATTATGACATCTGTTGTTGTTTTCGCATCTTTGCCTGTTCTTGTATAATCATGCTTCACTTGATGTGATGAACTGGAAACACATTATAAATGCCATTGGAGTGGATAATATTCGTTATACACATAAATGTATCTTTACTATTATCTTGAAATTGAATGTTGAAACTAATAACGCTAAGGAACCTTAGCTGCCTTAGAAAACTCCATTCCAGGATTAATCTGACAAGGACTATAAACTTAACGTTCCTTGCTAAGAAATTCCATATCTgatagtattattattattttactaaagtGTAGCATACTTATAATACCAAAATAACCCAAATCTTTCATTAACCGAAAAAATATTACAAAAAATGTTAATATCTAAAGGTACTTAATGTTTTATCCTATAATCTTTTCAGCAAAGAAATACAAAATTCTAAACTAAAATGAAGTCATAAATCACCTACGCCATGTCATCATCTTCATAATCCATACCATCTTCATACTCTTCATCTAGTTCTTTATGCTCAGACACATAGGTAACCCATAAGTCCCTTAATCCATCAATCTTCGCTTGAGAATAAGTAGTAGGTACCCACTATGGTACTAGAGAAACATCACAATCACATGCCAGACCATTGTCTTCAGATCGCTAACTGATTTTATTTCAAGTCATCTTGGTCGCTCCCGCAAGACAAAATTAACAAAGATATTTAGTACGGGGAAGGAAGAACAATCACCGAGGCTGTGTTTAGTCACTAGACATCTTTTTCCAAATTGGTTTTCACAAACTGGTTGTCTGAAACTAGTTTTCTTAAAGGTCTTGAGTAAGCTAGTCTTTCTTTTTCATAAGAGAGGGACTCTTATAGTGTTCTTTAATCAATCAATCTTTCCGTGAAGCCAAAATCTTCGTTTAAGTACATGGTTAATTGACAACATCAAAGACCAAAGTATAGAAAAAATTACCAGTGAAGGGAATAAGCCGGATAAATTTGCATCTAGTAGTGATTTTACAATGTCAAGGTTGGAAACAAAGAGCTCATAGAGACCCATTCCAAAGATCAGCATCAGTGTTCCTAGTAGATCTGGTGCAATGATAAAATGCAATTAGTAACCTTAAACCCTCACAATTGAAAATGCAACAACAATTCATAATAGAAGCCTAATATTCTTTCTCGTGTATATATGAATTTGCGAAGGAACCATATCAAGGCAATCTAACTGGAGGGACGAgaattaaacattaaaaaaaaaaaaaaaatctaaaatacaTATTTTACGGGAACTGTCTCGGCATTATAAACAATCTGGAGCTATTCATAGAAAACACGACAAGTAAACACAAATACGAAGTATACTGCTATAACAAATTTGCATCGTTATTCTCTTATAGAAGATCAAACATTCAAAAACTAACTATCCGTAAAACAAGAACCTTATTGCAGAAACAAATGAGACAGCTGACAGAATATAAAGAAGTTTAGAGAGTCTGAAAACAGTGGTCGAAAAACAAAAATCATCACCCCTAACAAAAACTAACCTGCAATAAAAGTCCTACGGTTTCCAATGCTTCATTGTTATACAGCCAGAGAAAATCTAAATACAAACCTAAAGCATAAAATATTACTGACATGGATTCAAACCCTTAGAACATAAACTAATGACAAATCACTAACATGAAATATACAAGTAGCATGAGATGTAATAAACCTGTATGAAGTAAATTCCAACATTGAGTAATATGCAAACAAGCCTCAGTTTATCAGCAGATAGATATCTAGCCTGATAATTAAATAAGTAGTCACTtgttaggaagaaaaggagctaaatgaaattaatgttGTCCTAATTCAGTTTAGCTCGACTAAACAATTTGGTTGGACCTAATTCAGTTAAATATGACTCAATAATTCATCTGCATTCAGTTTTATTCAACCACAATGATTTATGAAAAATAGAAATCTACACACATGAGCACGAGCTTAGAAGCGGATACTTGTTTCAATGAGGATATGGCCAATGCTATAAAAAAGAGATTAGCAGAAGGCAAGACTTACCTGCTTCATTTTCCGCATTTGACACTCCTGCTAAAACAGAGAAGGCTCCTTACTGCTGAAAATACCCAGTACAAGTCCAAGCCTCTACCATAAAAACCAAATTAACAATATGAGGCTTCAACACTATTATAACACTCAAATACTAGAACATCTACCTTAAGGTATTAGGTGTCCCATCACAACAGTTATTCAAAGTACTTCAATAATTCTCCAGCAAAGCTCACTTGACATATTCTGGAGGTGAAAAATTGAGATTACAAATGCACAcacagattttatttatatgCACAAGTCGATACTATGATTTCATACACGATTGCTTGCTTTTTACGGTGTAATTTCATTAAAACAATATCAATGAATATGTAATTACAGCAAACCATTACCAATTAACACATACAATTATACAAAAATGGTATGATTTGATTAATTCCACATTAGATTCAGGCTAAAAATTAACAAAGGAAACAAAGATCAACCTTGACGCTTAAATTTGACAACTAGAAGGCATATACAATTTAATAATGTCATCAATTTACCAATCCCCCTCTTTCTTCCTCCAATACAAGTTCTAGGGAGGTGGCAAGAACCAGGGCTCTAAAATCATCTTCTGATGCTGTTAAGCTATTCTATATGCTAGGACTTTTAGTTTGCTGGTTTGTTGAGGTCTTGTCCGTGTCAGTCATGAAAGAGTGACCAGCACCGTTGTAGGTCTGAAATCATCAAAAGTACTAGCTAAAATAATCCTGGTGTTGTATAGAATGAGTGGTGATGCTGGGAAAATGTGCTTTGAACATAGGGTAATATTAAATCATGCCTACATGTTCTGAGTTTAATGGTGCAAGAAACAACAGCTGATTTACAGAAATTGCCATAAAGCTTAAAACTTATACAACAGTTCCATTTTAAAGAGCAAGATTCACAAACAGATAGTATTCTTGCCCTTTCAATTAGTAAGAACAAGAACATTAACACTTTCCCAAATATAGATAACAGCATTGTCATATATTTATCTGAATGTCGATGGCAGAATACAACATATATGTATTTAatattacggatttttcatgaaatgaccccgaggtttgcgttaatgcaccaaatacccctaatgtttccagaatgcaccaaatacccccgaggtttaaaacaataacaccaaatgcccttaatgaacattttccgtccattccaTTAACTCTCTGTTAGCGTGAATTTACTTTTTTACCCTTACTCAACCATTTTCTCtcctaatcctaatattaacacttaattatattaattaaacccCAAAAAATAACTAACTACtattatttttaaaacaaaCCCAAAAAAGAAACCCAAAACTCTTTTTTGGGATCTTCTCTAATTAAAACCcaaattttacaaaaaaaaaaacaaacaaacattcttcttcttccttctactgcgtttcttcttcttctcttcttcttcttcttcaccatTAAAACGCATCTCTCATCTTCCTCACCATCATATTAATTTAATCCAGTGTATACTTAATTATATTAGTTAAACCCCAAAAAATTAATTGCCTCAAtttaaaaaaaaccccaaaagttTTGTTTGGGATTTCTTTCATAGATCTGAATTTTGAGGAGATGCGAAAATTGCAGGCTAAGACAAACGCATACGGAAGCTTGCGACGGTGGTGGTAGAGGAGGctgcgacggtggtggtggACCCTGCGATGTAATTTCCTCAATTGCGGTGGTGGAGCTTGCGACGGTGGTGGAGCTTCTTCACCCTCGATCTTCGATTGAGAAGACCCACCATATCTGATTTATTCGATGAATTTTTTGGgttaaagaaagaaagaagaagaagagggtgGTTGTAGGTCTGGGGAATATAGATTGAAATCCCCCAATATTGTTGATTTGGGGATAATTTTTTTGTTAAGGTTTGTGAATTTTGAGGAGGTGCGAAAATCAAATGTGTTTGTCTTAGGTTGAGTTGATCTGAATCTTTGAAAGGGGAAGCAATGGGGTTGGGGATTTTCAAAAAGCTCAAGGAATGTGAAAGGTGAAATAATGGGTTAACAATGGAGATtgaaaagggaaagagaaagatACAGAAagataaaggaaaaaaaaatttaacttAATTTTAACGGAAAGTTAACGGAATcgacggaaaatgctcattaagggcatttggtgttattgttttaaacctcgggggtatttggtgcattctggaaatattaggggtatttggtgcattaacgcaaacctcggggtcatttcatgaaaagTCCGTTAATATTATATTGCCTAACTTGCATTAGAACCTAAGATGGGAGTTACTCGATATGAAAAGGAATGCCCAAATAATACTAGGTCCGGGCCATAGTTGTTGGCCTCTCTGATGATACAGAGTATTTATGAAAAAAAACACTTTAGTCCTAGCTGAAATCCTAATTGTTTTTAGAATCTGACCTTTCACTGCTGGAAGAATGAAATGTAAGCAGGACATGGAAATTAATAAGTTGGAGAAAGAATACAATTGATAACTAATAATCACACAACACCATGCAACCAAATGTTAATTGTATAACCAAATACAAAAGGGAATTTTTGCCTATTATACAATGATGTAATTTCATCTCAATTTACGCTAATCGTTTGACTTTCTATTTGTATGGTATGTTGCAGTGTATTAATTGTATAGAAATATTTCCATACTCGTGATGTTAATTATCGTACATTCTTTTGACTTGCAGATAACTCTTTATTTGACAAACGGTGAGTCGGACTTATTTGGGGACGCACAAGATGTTATCGACTTATACTATATTAGTTGTTTCTTTGTTGCATTGTAGTAGTTAATTAGTTATTTATCTTGCCATCTGCATATTATTAGATAacattttgttaaatttttaagGCTATTAGACAGTATATATCACCTATGTAATGACTTACGACTTACTTTGTAtgagttatttatttataaaattatttttatcttaTAATTATTTGTGATTTTAAATTTACACTCATGTATAAATATAAttgtcaatatgcttgatagTGGCAACTTTTGACAAGCCATTGTAAAACTAAATTATAGTATGATCCATTTTGTAGCGATTATAATCGCCGCTATAGACTGTCAATTTGGATTGTTATCTTAGCAAATGTatcaattacgaaattaatagTAGCACTTAAATTTGCAACAATAAGTAACCTGTAGTAGTGATTATAATCGATACGATAAGTATTTAATAACGTCTATTGCATTCGCTACTATAACCACCAATAGCTTCGATTCTTTTCCCGCTAAAACTAATATATTTGGTATGTGAAATTAGGGAATTATAGCGATTATAATCGCTACAATAATCGATACTATTATACATAGTATTTCGTATCGATTGCTTTGGTCTACCCCATTTAATGTACTAATTGCTACTAAAGGCTATGGCAACGGTGGCTACCACTTCGAATATCTAATTGATGGGGAATGTTTCCGTAGCGAATATATTCGCTACTAAAGGCCAAAATAATCACCACGAAAGCccttttttcttgtagtgatggtgtcatcgtccttgcctTAGCGTTTCCTGTGCCACGTCAGCGGCGCCAGGCGCCATAgcctgcgctgggcgctgctgtcATTTGGCGTTTAGCCATCCAATTTTCTATTTAGCCCTGATTTCCAAGCATTTTAGGGCACCAAATTACAATCAGAACGTCGTAATTCTGAAATTCCCCCTCAAAAATCAAATACGAAAAATTCAAAATCTCATACAAATCTCAAGtgtttaagcaattgggagctccaagaggaattctaacctaaacctaactaggtaattccgaatcccaatcctaatctactATGTGTTCTACAATTCttctttcaaaatgattagtaaagttgacacttttttttctcaaaagtgtcacttacaacaatcacatatatatttttacaaaatcaacactttctatgattcaaatacaaagttatgcattccatgatgtttaaggttgtttgtaatcacttccttaaactagaataattttcaaaatatggagtaatcaaaggtgaggcctttttaacatttaaaggtctaatctttgagattcaagactccacatttcaatattcaagtgcaagtttcattttcaagattctatgatgtttatggttgtttgtaatcacttccttaaactagaatcatttcaagtaatgaagcatatcaaagatgaaacctttttaacattaaaaggtctaatatttgagattcaagactcctaagttcaattTTTAAGATTGAATATTTCATGTTCAATTTCTATGCCCAAAATCTAAGATACTTTTGGATGAGCAACTTGTCCTAAAATTGAtatttttagacttgaatccgtgtcggacgcacttattattaagtagtcgtttggagtacagatctcaaatacaatagttcaatttcaaCATCGCAATTTCAGTAtagtcatttcaatatcgcaatttcaatattgcacttcaatttcgcacctttattatttgctatttcaattccgcattctcTACTCATCTTGC encodes:
- the LOC110790677 gene encoding 7-dehydrocholesterol reductase-like, whose amino-acid sequence is MHGSNMHHILSTCSFSSFAFRSGIFNPTIVYDHLGEIYSTLIFGSFIFCILLYIKGHVAPSSSDSGSCGNFIIDFYWITLYLTNGESDLFGDAQDVIDLYYISCFFVAL